The following are encoded together in the Pseudoalteromonas shioyasakiensis genome:
- the tesB gene encoding acyl-CoA thioesterase II, with amino-acid sequence MSQVLDDLLSLMSLEEIEQGLYRGQSQDLGFRAVFGGQVMGQALSAAKETLPQGRIVHSLHSYFLRPGDAAKPIVYDVENIRDGKSFSTRRVKAIQYGKPIFYMTASFQGEEEGLSHQAQMPDVPQPEELKSSLEFYQANAELIPEPIRNKFIREVPIEMRPVTFHNPFKPQVMEPVKHIWFKANGEMPDDQRIHNYLLAYASDFEFLPTALQPHGVSFMQPNMQVATIDHAMWFHRPFRLDDWILYSIDSPSASSGRGLVRGQFFDRQGNLVASTIQEGVMRQR; translated from the coding sequence ATGAGCCAAGTATTAGATGACCTACTGTCATTAATGTCGTTAGAAGAGATTGAGCAAGGCTTGTATCGCGGGCAAAGCCAAGATTTAGGATTTAGAGCTGTATTCGGTGGCCAAGTAATGGGCCAAGCTCTATCTGCCGCAAAAGAAACATTACCACAAGGGCGTATTGTTCACTCTTTACACTCTTACTTTTTGCGCCCAGGTGATGCTGCAAAGCCGATTGTCTATGATGTAGAGAATATCCGTGATGGTAAAAGTTTTAGTACTCGCCGTGTAAAAGCAATTCAATATGGTAAGCCGATTTTTTACATGACCGCTTCTTTCCAAGGAGAAGAAGAGGGCTTATCACACCAAGCGCAGATGCCTGATGTACCTCAGCCTGAAGAATTAAAGTCATCGCTTGAATTTTACCAAGCAAATGCAGAGCTTATTCCTGAACCAATTCGAAATAAGTTCATCCGAGAAGTGCCAATTGAAATGCGCCCTGTGACCTTTCATAACCCATTCAAACCACAAGTGATGGAGCCAGTTAAGCATATTTGGTTTAAAGCTAATGGTGAGATGCCTGACGATCAGCGTATTCATAATTACTTACTTGCGTACGCATCTGACTTTGAATTTTTACCAACTGCATTACAGCCGCACGGCGTATCGTTTATGCAGCCGAATATGCAGGTTGCGACGATTGACCATGCAATGTGGTTTCACCGCCCGTTTAGACTAGACGATTGGATTTTATATTCGATTGATAGCCCAAGTGCGAGCTCTGGTCGTGGTTTGGTGCGAGGTCAGTTCTTTGACCGTCAAGGCAATTTGGTTGCCTCAACGATCCAAGAAGGGGTCATGCGTCAGCGTTAA
- the rpsJ gene encoding 30S ribosomal protein S10 encodes MSNQRIRIRLKAFDHRLIDQSTAEIVETAKRTGAQVRGPIPLPTRFERFTVLTSPHVNKDARDQYEIRTHKRLIDIVEPTDKTVDALMRLDLAAGVDVQISLG; translated from the coding sequence ATGTCAAATCAACGCATTCGTATTCGCCTAAAAGCTTTTGACCACCGTTTGATTGACCAATCAACGGCGGAAATCGTGGAAACTGCGAAACGCACTGGCGCACAAGTACGTGGTCCAATCCCACTACCTACACGCTTTGAACGTTTTACTGTACTAACTTCACCGCACGTTAACAAAGACGCGCGTGATCAGTACGAAATCCGCACCCATAAACGTCTGATCGACATCGTAGAACCAACTGACAAGACTGTTGACGCTCTAATGCGTTTAGATCTTGCTGCTGGTGTTGATGTTCAAATCAGCCTGGGTTAA
- the plsB gene encoding glycerol-3-phosphate 1-O-acyltransferase PlsB produces MRIINRCLNFISAGMNRLFVKSKVLPENPIEQYNLNPANPTFYIVRLNARSDLAALARVCKKYGLPNPTEEQLLGNAELDRFIGIQNPPPLFGNKSKPSNALQQGKQIIDHLMQSGEKNVQVIPVTILWGRNPGKEKPGLGTLVSHSLTPSWFRKFFVLLFSGRDNFIRFSQPLDLSLLVNEKAEVDELPHKLLRVARVHFRRQKLAATGPKMPSREQLFNSLLASPTIKKAIQIEAKEKNISQEQARQNALKLLDEIAANYSDATIRVADRILTWLWNKLYNGIDIKFSEQVHELTDKGHEIIYMPCHRSHMDYLLLTYSIYHLGLVPPHIAAGINLNFFPAGGIFRRSGAFFIRRSFAGNKLYSSVFKEYLSQLFIKGYSVKFYTEGGRSRTGRLLPPKTGMLAMTLQAMLRGIDRPISIVPVYIGYEHVMEINTYLKELAGNDKKGESVLGIFKAIKNLKNYGRGYLNFGDPISINQYLNDQQPDWRESIHPTDVQKPQWLGPQVANLADKVMVNINSAAALNAVNLLAMILLVNDKHALSKPKLIAQLEFYLHLQRSASYSEKVTTPDESAEQLLEHALKLNKFDVISDEFGEIIAINDKEKTLFNYYRNNVLHLFAVPSLLALHLFKAHQTTLADCQALIARFYPLFAKEWFLHELDENYITRVLASFVDQDLIEIDGDNIKITNSNDCLAKLEMLGRALSLTLQRYAIVVGFIQTSSGIEREELEHESQVLAERLGTLHGIKTPEFFDKKVLIGFISSLREQKLITETEQGLTGSNELCEVYLYLKALLPARVWQSIDDIVQSQAQHVKD; encoded by the coding sequence ATGCGTATCATTAATCGTTGTTTAAATTTCATTTCTGCCGGTATGAACCGCTTGTTTGTAAAAAGTAAGGTGCTGCCAGAAAATCCGATTGAACAATACAATCTAAACCCAGCCAACCCAACCTTCTATATTGTTAGGCTTAATGCGCGCTCTGATTTAGCGGCATTGGCGCGGGTATGTAAAAAATACGGCTTACCTAATCCAACCGAAGAGCAGTTATTAGGTAATGCAGAACTTGATCGCTTTATCGGTATTCAAAACCCACCACCGCTATTTGGTAACAAAAGCAAACCAAGCAATGCCCTGCAGCAAGGCAAACAAATTATTGACCACCTAATGCAATCAGGTGAGAAAAACGTCCAAGTGATCCCGGTGACGATTTTATGGGGTCGTAATCCAGGTAAAGAAAAGCCAGGTTTAGGTACTTTGGTGTCTCATTCATTAACACCCAGCTGGTTTCGTAAATTCTTTGTGTTGCTATTTTCTGGGCGCGATAATTTTATCCGCTTTAGTCAGCCGCTCGATTTATCGTTATTGGTCAATGAAAAAGCAGAGGTTGATGAGCTACCGCATAAACTATTACGTGTAGCCCGCGTGCACTTCCGTCGTCAAAAATTGGCAGCGACAGGTCCGAAAATGCCATCACGTGAACAGCTATTTAATTCGCTACTTGCCTCACCAACAATAAAAAAAGCAATTCAAATAGAAGCGAAAGAAAAAAACATCAGCCAAGAGCAAGCTCGCCAAAATGCGCTGAAGCTACTTGATGAGATTGCCGCCAATTATAGCGATGCCACCATTCGTGTTGCAGACCGTATTTTAACTTGGCTATGGAATAAGCTTTATAACGGTATTGATATTAAGTTTTCTGAGCAAGTGCATGAGCTTACAGATAAAGGCCACGAGATTATCTATATGCCATGTCACCGATCGCATATGGATTACTTATTGCTGACCTATTCTATTTACCATTTAGGGTTAGTTCCGCCACATATCGCTGCGGGTATCAACTTAAACTTCTTCCCAGCAGGGGGGATTTTCCGCCGCAGTGGTGCTTTCTTTATTCGCCGCTCATTCGCGGGCAATAAACTGTATTCGTCAGTATTTAAAGAGTACCTGAGCCAGTTATTTATCAAAGGCTATTCAGTAAAGTTTTACACTGAAGGTGGTCGTAGCCGTACTGGTCGCTTGTTACCGCCAAAAACAGGTATGCTCGCTATGACATTACAAGCCATGTTACGTGGCATAGACCGCCCTATTTCAATTGTGCCTGTATACATTGGTTATGAGCACGTAATGGAAATTAATACTTACTTAAAAGAGCTTGCCGGTAATGATAAAAAAGGTGAGTCGGTATTAGGTATCTTTAAGGCAATTAAAAACCTGAAAAACTATGGTCGTGGTTATTTAAACTTTGGCGACCCTATATCGATAAACCAATACCTTAATGATCAACAACCTGATTGGCGCGAGTCGATTCACCCAACTGATGTTCAGAAACCACAATGGCTTGGACCGCAGGTCGCTAACCTCGCTGATAAGGTAATGGTTAATATTAATAGCGCCGCTGCACTCAATGCTGTCAATCTACTCGCGATGATTTTACTGGTTAATGATAAACACGCGCTAAGTAAGCCTAAGTTGATTGCTCAGCTTGAGTTTTATTTACATTTACAGCGTAGCGCAAGCTACAGTGAAAAAGTGACCACACCAGACGAAAGCGCCGAGCAGCTACTAGAGCATGCACTTAAACTTAATAAGTTTGATGTTATCAGTGATGAGTTTGGTGAAATTATCGCGATTAACGATAAAGAAAAAACACTGTTCAACTACTACCGTAATAACGTGTTGCACTTATTTGCAGTGCCGAGCTTATTGGCGCTGCATCTATTCAAAGCACATCAAACTACCTTGGCTGATTGCCAAGCTTTGATTGCACGTTTTTACCCACTGTTTGCCAAAGAGTGGTTCTTGCATGAGTTAGATGAAAACTATATTACTCGCGTACTCGCAAGCTTCGTTGATCAAGACCTGATTGAAATTGATGGCGATAATATCAAGATCACTAACAGCAACGACTGCTTAGCGAAACTCGAAATGCTCGGTCGTGCCCTAAGCTTAACATTGCAACGTTACGCTATCGTGGTTGGTTTTATTCAAACTAGCAGTGGTATTGAGCGTGAAGAACTTGAACATGAAAGCCAAGTGTTAGCAGAGCGCTTAGGCACCTTGCACGGCATTAAAACCCCTGAGTTCTTCGACAAAAAAGTACTTATTGGTTTTATTTCAAGCTTGCGAGAGCAAAAGCTAATTACCGAAACAGAGCAAGGCTTAACGGGCAGCAATGAGCTGTGTGAAGTGTATTTATATCTTAAAGCATTGCTGCCAGCACGGGTCTGGCAGTCAATTGACGATATAGTGCAAAGCCAAGCTCAGCACGTAAAAGATTAA